The nucleotide sequence AACCCTGTCACTCCAAGTTGGTTTACTAAAAAGCCCACTGTAAACCCTGTTACCAAGCCTTTAATAAATAACAAAACCAAAATAACTGGCAGTCCAATAATCGATAATCCAAGCACCCAAATTGAACCTATATATTTTAAATAATGAATAAAACTTTGCCGAAACATTAAATCTGGATCTGCAATCACATCATCTGAAAGCTGTCCAAAAAAACGCGATAAATAAAGATACAAATCTTCCTTCTGTGCAACGCTTAAACTATTAACGACAATCGCCCCAAAAATAATCCCCATTAAAAAAAGGATCGTTGTAAACAAATAAATCGAGGACTGCTCACGCACGTACATCATTAAGGTTCTCTTAACCGATTGTCTCAAACCACTTTCCTCCTCACTCAACCCTATCAAATCCTACTCTTTGAATCTAGTCTATGAGATTCCAGCAAAACTATGACAAGAAAAGTGGACACGCCTTAAAACAACAAAAAAGCCAGTTCTCTATGAGTCGGAACTGACTTTTCCATAACGTCCTGCGCCTCCTGCTTGAAAGGCTAAACGACCTTCTCGTGCGCGGACTATTTGCTTTGCAATATTTTCAGATACAACCTTTTTTAATTCTTCATATGTCGTGCGATGTAGCACATTCATTTCCGTACCAAAATGCTTACGTAATTTTTGTAATGTTTTCGGGCCGAGCTTAGGAATAAATTCAAGAGGGACTTGGTGAATGTATGGCGGGCGTGGACTTGGATTTTTCGTATGTTGGGCAAGTTCTGCAATGCGGTTGCTAACTCCTTTTACGAACCGATGATGTCCACAATTATGACAAGCATCATCCCGTTGAGCAGGTGTGCCACAATTTTCACAAGCTGTTTGATGATATTTTCCAAGCCTAGGGTCCAGCCCAAAATTTTTCACGACAGCTCTTTCCCTTTCATTATGAAGAGCCATTTTTAATTCATGAAATGTAGCTTTTTCCATACGTAACAGTTGATACTCTCTCCCAATTTTAGCAGTGGAATGAGCATCTGAGTTCGATACAAACGTATAACGATGCAGCTCAGTTAAGCTGTCAGCCATTTGCGTATTTGAGCTAAGGCCAAGTTCAATTGCATCAATTAATTTTGGTTCAAAAACCTCTGATAACGATTTGTTCACACCGCTTCCGTACAAGCTTTTAAAAGGAGTGAACACATGAGCCGGGATAAATAGTCCGCCAAGCTCGCGTACCTTCTCCTGAAGCACTTTCGGCCTTTCATAAATACGTTGTGTGCTAAGGTGAAGGTTTTTTACACGCTTCCCGTACCATGTTGAGAAAGCATGCATCGTATCTAAATTAGGCATATAACAAAGGACATGGAGAGGTCCCTGAGTGGACACATCATTGATTTCGATTTCCGTGCCAAGAATTAACGTTAAACTGCCATAGCGAAGTCCACCTTCTGCTTCTTCTATTAATTCTCCCGTATTAACCATTTCTT is from Bacillus tianshenii and encodes:
- the spoIIM gene encoding stage II sporulation protein M yields the protein MMYVREQSSIYLFTTILFLMGIIFGAIVVNSLSVAQKEDLYLYLSRFFGQLSDDVIADPDLMFRQSFIHYLKYIGSIWVLGLSIIGLPVILVLLFIKGLVTGFTVGFLVNQLGVTGFLLSMVSVLPQNMILIPVFIITSSAAVHFSLKMIRQQFLARTHEPILPHLTRYTFLVVGAFIIIAGVSAFEAYASPAMMKTVIKMIYTP
- a CDS encoding endonuclease Q family protein; amino-acid sequence: MKEFFADLHIHIGRTKSGKPVKITGSKALTIENILYDAEQQKGMDMVGVIDCHVPEVLTQLEEMVNTGELIEEAEGGLRYGSLTLILGTEIEINDVSTQGPLHVLCYMPNLDTMHAFSTWYGKRVKNLHLSTQRIYERPKVLQEKVRELGGLFIPAHVFTPFKSLYGSGVNKSLSEVFEPKLIDAIELGLSSNTQMADSLTELHRYTFVSNSDAHSTAKIGREYQLLRMEKATFHELKMALHNERERAVVKNFGLDPRLGKYHQTACENCGTPAQRDDACHNCGHHRFVKGVSNRIAELAQHTKNPSPRPPYIHQVPLEFIPKLGPKTLQKLRKHFGTEMNVLHRTTYEELKKVVSENIAKQIVRAREGRLAFQAGGAGRYGKVSSDS